GGACGGAAGAGACCCTACGCGGGCCGGCCGCTCGCCGCGCATGCTCCTTCCTGCGCGCTGCCCTCCCCGGCCCCGCCTCCGCGGCTGCCGCCCGTGAACGGTTGGGATTTGAATCTGCCGCGGGTTGCAGCCGGAAGTATCGATCCTTCAGCCAGGCATGGAGATCTCCTGCCCCGGTGCGCGGTGCCCGGTGCAAGAGCAGCGTGCCCGCTGGGAGCGGAAACGCGCCTGCACCGCCCGGGAGCTGCTAGAGACCGAGTGGCGCTACCAAGAACAGCTGGGGCTGGTGGCCACGGTGCGGGACCTGGCACACACTCCCATTATGGGACAGGGACCCCAGGGTGTGGGAGGGTCTCTGCGAGGTCGGTAACCCGGAGTAGGGTGGTCTTGGACTATCCCTCTACATGTAGGGAGCCTGGGCAGACTTCTGCGGTTTCTGGGGGCGCTTGGCGTTAGCCTTCTCTTCCTCCAGGCCAGGAACCAATGTTCTCTCCTTCCGCAGTACTTTTTGGGGATCCTGAAAGCCAAGGGGACCCTGCGACCACCTGAGCGCCAGGCCCTGTTTGGCTCCTGGGAGCTCATCTACGGCGCCAGCCAGTGAGTGGAAGGGGcacagggagaggaaaggagggagagtcCTGGCCTGTGGCCGTGCACAGAGCTTGGAGTCAGAGACTCAGGTTCTATTTGGAGTCCGCCAGTTACCTCACCTGTGGCCTTGGCCCAGTGCCTTAGCATGCCGTTTTTCTCCAGCTGTACAATGGGGTAAAAGCACTACTATTAGTGCTATTAATTCTCATGAAAACTAAATGAGGTGGTGCTTGAGTGGTTCTAGAGCTGCCCTTTTGCTGTCCTCACCCACACAGGGAGCTGCTTCCCTACCTGGAAGGAGGATGCTGGGGCCAAGGGCTGGAGGGCTTCTGCCGCCACTTGGAGCTCTATAACCAATTTGCTGCCAACTCAGAGAGGTCCCAGACCACCCTGCAGGTAACCTGGAGATGACCTTAAATCTTGCCCCTTACCTTTCCCTTTCATCTGGAGACCCAAACTTCGTACATTTCCTGCATTTATAGAGCCCTCTGGGTGCTCAGCTCTGTGGTAAGTTCCCTGTAGGGAAACAGGATTTCTCTCAGGAGCACACAGCTTACTGAAGGCTGGGAATGTGGATACAGATGAATGCAATATAAGGAGTGGCTTCTCTCCCTGCTTCCAATCCTTTCTCCCTCACTCCAGGAGcagctaaagaaaaataaaggtttcCGGAGGTTTGTACGGCTTCAGGAAGGCCGCCCTGAGTTTGGGGGCCTTCAGCTCCAGGAcctgctccctctgcctctgcagcGGCTCCAGCAGTGAGTGAACTTCTCTTGATTCCAGCCGCCTCTCTCTCTTAGTTTTTTAGTGACTGCTGCCCTCTCTTTTAGTCTCTCTTCTAGTGACTGCTGCCCTCAGCTTTGTGGGATGCCTTGGGGTCGATCCcaaactcctgcctcaacccTGAGCCAAATTGCCTCTAAAAACCTTTTGCAAGAGTAAATGTGAACCCACTGGAGTACCCAGGGTctgcagcctgaggccctcagcTGGAACTGTGGAACTTTAAATTGAAGTGAGGGGGCCTGTACTAGGGCCTGAGACACGGTTTCTGGAAAAGTTTCAGATGAGGGGCTGGCCTGGCTTAGAATTTCTGTGTCTGGGTTAAGCCTGAGTTAAGGGCTATAGTCAGGCTGTCTGTAGCATCCTCCTTGGGTTGATAAACTTTCATCTTCCAATCTGGCCTCCAGACTATGGCCAGTCTGCCAGTGACTCTTCAGTGTGGGATAGAAGAGGGCTGTGTGGTGTGAGCCCTGGTTCTGAGTCCTACATGAAAGAAAGGGATACAGTACCCAGAAGCAGATCTTTCCTGGCCTTGCAATTGAAGTATCGGTAGAGGGTGATCTGTACATCAGGCAGGGGGAATTTTGCCTGGCTCTGCTTCCCCTCAGACTTCCCACTGTTGAATTCCAGGTATGAGAATCTCGTTGTTGCTTTGGCTGAAAACACAGGTCCCAACAGCCCTGACCATCAACAGCTCACACGTAGGTTCTTGCTCCTCTGCAACGCAGGCTGGAGGCTTCCTCTCCTGTATCCCTTTCTGATTCTGACCTCCAACGTCTGGTATGATGACCCTGCCTTCCACTGACATGTATACAGTGTACCTACTGCTCTGCCTTTTCTTCAAGAAGTCAGACCCTGACCCTGGTCCCTTCCAGAATAACCTCTTTCACAACCATGGCACCCAAAGTCAAAGTTATATGGGGAGTAAGGTGGGAGATGTTATTCCAGGCGCTGCCCGACTGATAAGTGAGACTGCCCAGAGAGTCCACACTATTGGTCAGAAACAGAAGAATGACCAGCACCTTCGGCGTGTCCAGGCTCTGCTCAGTGGACGTCAGGCAAAGGGGCTGACCTCAGGTAGCTTGCCTACTTCCCCTTCAATCCTCAACTGccccatcttttatttttatctaactcCAAATGCCGACCAGCTGCTCTTTTCTTACTCACCCTTCTTCCTGTATGGACCCAGCACATAACCCCTATTTTCTCAGCCTCCCTTCCCTCTTATTCCCATGGATCCTGAAGCTGCACCAGAATAACAGTGCTCCCATCCCCCAGGGCGCTGGTTCCTACGCCAGGGCTGGCTGTTGGTGGTGCCTCCCCATGGGGAGCCTCGGCCCCGCATGTTCTTCCTCTTCACTGATGTGCTCCTCATGGCCAAGCCTCGACCTCCACTGCACCTGCTGCGGAGTGGCACCTTTGCCTGCAAGGCCCTCTACCCCATGACCCAGTGTCATCTCAGCAGGGTCTTTGGCCACTCAGGAGGCCCTTGTGGTGGGTTGCTCAGTGTAAGTAATAGGTGGGAACCCTAGACCCACAATATGTCTCAGGTGCGTATGGGCTGGTTTATCTCCCGGGTCTGGGTCCCTTTTCATAGGAACAGAGCCATCTACATTGAGAGAGGATAGCTGGGGCTCGGGCTTCATACCTAGTCATTGTCTCATCCCTGAATTAGCTCCATGGAAACAGCAAGGGCTTCAGCTTTGGCCTGGACCTTTCTGAGCCATGCGCTAAGAGGTGGTCTCTCTCTAGCTGTCCTTCCCTCATGAGAAGCTACTGCTTATGTCCACAGACCAGGAGGAGCTGTCACGCTGGTACCACAGTCTGACTTGGGCTATCAGGTAAGTTGTGTCTTCCCCCAGGAAGGGTGCTGTGATGAGGCCCACAAGCAGGAAATATGCAGTTCCTGTCTCACGCCCTACATTGGTCTGGCACACCCCAGCCACCAACCCCCAGATGATTTTTAATGAATAGAGCACTTATGCCAGTGCCTGAACTGACTGTCTTCTCTCCACAGCAGCCAGAAAAACTAGAGGAATCTTACAGATTCCAGAACTCAGGATACCTCAGGGATAGGTCACAGCCAGGAGTACAAAGGAAATCTTCTTCAGTactgaacagaacagaacccttcATGATTTGACAAAAGTCACTTTGTGTTTGCCTGGACCAAGCTACTCCAGATCATCTGACCAACTCTTAAAAatcacggccaggcacagtggctcatgcctgtaattccagcactttgggaagcagaggtgggaggatccttcgagcccaggagttcaagaccagcctgggcaacacagtgagtgagatcctgtctctatttaagaaaaaataataaagaaattttattaaaaaagaagaatcaggAAACCAAGTCCAACCCAACTGAACCTCAACCGAACCAGCCCCTAACACAGATGAGGGGATTTGGGACTGATAAGCTCTGTGCTGTGTCCATGGCCCGTCATTTGTCAAGGTTGCAGCTTTGTAAATGTGGCTATTTTTATGTTGTGTATAgtttctatcatttatttttccactggATTTGAgtaaagtctttttctttttttttcgggAAAGACGCTTCTGTCTCAGTTTTGCTATGAGAAAAGGGATTTTTGGGCCCTGAACACGGGCATGCTGGTGGCCTCAGGAATACAAGGAAAAGAGCTGGAGCTCCCTCTATCTTCTCTGCTGTCACACTGGAAGGCAGCCTCTTTTTGTCCTAATAAGGACAGCTCTTCAAGAAGGCCCAGTTGTCCTTAGGCACCTAGTATGGGTGTGTACAACCAACTAGGATGGAAAAAACACACAGGAGCACTCCATCAAAAAACAGACTTTCTTTTACTCAACCTTCAGCTATCGTCCCTCCTTCCCGGCCAAGGCTGTGACTGGGGCCCTTTGCCACAGCCTGGCTGCACCTTCTCCGTAGCccccactccacctcccaggaagTAGCTAGGTTCCATGTCTCTGTGCTCCAGTTTGTGGGCTCCTCCCAGGCCTGACTGTCACCaacctcctcctcgtcctcctttAAACAGAAGTCCTCAGGAAGAGGTCTGCTGGCTTCTGTGTGGGGAGAGATCAGGAATGTTCCAGTTTCAGAGACTTTGTCTCCACCTCCAGCAGACTCGCCTCCCAAGCCTTCACCTGGTTCTGAAGCCTCTATATCCTTGTCCGGCTTGCTATCTTGCAGCAGCTCGTGGATGGTCCGTAGCTTCATGTTCAGAAGCTCCTGCTGGGCTCCAGCCAGAGTAGTCACACTGAAGAAATGTCCACTCAGCGGCTCCCAACCTAtgtccccattcctccctcctgcCACAAATTCCCCTAAAATTCACAGAATCATTGCTCTCCTCACCGCTCAAAAAGGGGGTCCAGCTGGGCCATCAGGTTGTTCAGGTGCTGCTCTGTCTGGGCCAGCTGTTGTGTCAACTGGGCCAGCTGTTGCTCTGGGGATAAGGGAAAAAAGGGGGCAGAAGTGGTTACGTATCTTCTGCTGTCCCCTTAACTCCCCCCACCCAGGACAGACTTCTGCTAAACCCACCTGACTGCACTGGCTGCTGCTTGCTTGCCTCCTCGTGGAGAACCGCAGTTTCATCTTTCCCCTGTTGTGGAAGAAGGAAAGGGCAGTACTGAAGCAACAAGGTTCTGCTCCatcacctcagtctccagagccAGCCAAGAGAGAGTGCAATTTGAGGTGGAGACAGTGATTGGGTTTTTACCTCAGAGAATCACAATCCTAGTCTATCTAGCTCCTCACCCAGCACATGAAGCAACATGTCCTATGTCCCACACACGGTCATTCAGTTTGCTGAAACACCTCCAGGAATAAACAACTCTATCCGGTTTGAAAAAAGCtctggtggctgggtgtggtggctcacacctgtaatctagcacttcgggaggccaaggtgggtggatcacctgaggtcaggagtttgagaccagcctggccaacatgatgaaaccctgtctctactaaaaacagaaaaattagccgggcgtggtggcaggtgcctgtaatcccagctacttgagaggctgaggcaggagaatcgcttgaacctgggagccggaggttacagtgagccgagatcgcgccgctgcactccatccagcctgggcgacagagcgagactccatctcaaaaaaaaacaaaaactctggtTGTTAGACAGTTTATGCACAAAGCCAAAATTTGTCCTTTATGTATCTTCTTTCCATAGTGCTGACTGGAGCCTTCCAAAATGTCTCCTCAACGTGACAGCCCCTCAGGAATTTGAAGACAACGGTCACACCCTCACCCCCTTTCCTGAGTTTTTTCTGGTTTAATAACTTCAGTCTTTACAGTCAGTGCGCATTGATGGTGGTTTTCTGTGGTTGCTTCCTGAACATGTAGTGCTCTTAAAGCAGCGCCCTGAGGAGAATACAATTCTCCAGGGGCATTCTGATCGGCAGGTGAAGCACAGTGCCATGTTCCCAGCACTGATTGGGAAGTGGCTTGTCACATCCCACAGTGAACTCAGTCAACTGGAATGCCTAAGTCTCTTTCATAAGAGCTGCTGCTACTTTATGTTTCTTCCAGACTGTACTCAGGTCCAAGAACAGAATTTACTAGTCTATCCTTCTCAAAGTTCATCATTAAATTCAGTCATTCATCCTAGCCTGTCACATCTATCTGGGGTCATTATTAGCTATCTCTTCTAGTTTCATACATCTAAACTGGTTCCATCGGTTCTATTTTATAATGCAAGTATGTAATAGGGTCAGGGCTAAAGACACAGCCCTGGAAGGTACTACTTTTCAAAATGTACTGTCAACTTACATTTCAGGGCCTCCTTCCCAAGGAGAACATGAGACCACTTCATATCTGGAACTCTAGAAACACTGGCTTCAGCAATCAACCTCCTGTGCCAAGGTTGGCCCCACTCTTGTAGCATGGACACTGctagctgggttcaaatcccagctccagcaGTTGCCAGCGCTGGGTGACCTCGAGCAAGTGACTACTCTTAACTGGATTGTAGGAGAACTAAATGTGATGGTCATTATTTACAGTTCACCACACACTCTTCACATCCGTTACCTCCCTGGATTCTCAAAATAACTTCATTAATATTGGAAGGCCAACGgactattgtctttattttacagacagggaagCTGTGTCTTGTTCTTGGTACCCTGGCGCTCCCATGGAAGATTCGGGCGCTGGGCATCCCCACACCGGCGGTCCCGCACCTGCAGGGGCACCCCCATCCCTGGCGGCCCCGCACCTGCAAACACTTGTACAGCACAAAAGCCACGACGGCCGCGGTGTACAGCGCCCCCAGAGGCAGCGACCCGGCCCGGGTCCGCTCGCGCTGATCCTTGAGCGGTGGTCGCCGCCGGGGTTCCGTGGCCCCAGAGCCGGCGTAGGCTGCGTTCCCTGCGGAGGGAGGAGACAGGCGAGTCAGCCGAGCTGGGGCCTGGGACCCGTGCGCAGTCCCAGCCCTCCTCCAGCAGCCCTAGCTGGTACCTGGGTGTGCCCGGAGGTCGGGATTGGCGCGGTCTCCTAGGACCCCGGGCAGCGCACACACAAGCAGCAGCCCCACCACACCCAAGAGCGAAACTGCGCCCGCCATTGCGGGCCCACGCACGGGTGGAGGGATCCAGCGGGCAGTGCCGCAGCAGTCCGGCGTTGGTCGGCCGCCCCAATGCGCACGCGCACGCGAGCAGGCCCGCTCCCGGAAGGCCACGCCCACTCCCCGTAGGGCGGGGCCCGACCATATTTGCATAAGATAGTGTCATTCTAGCTTTCCTGTATTTGCTCATTTCTTGTCTATTAAGCTATTCTCCTAGCCACAATGCCTCTGGAAGCCTATAGTCTTAGAAAGTTATGCCCAAAAACGGTTTTTTAAATCTCACGCCACCAACTTTCTCACCctaatctaaaaacaaaatttcttttaggGCTATAAAGTGATACGATATGAGGCCGAAAGCGTAGGTCGTGCTGAAGGCCTGTATCCTAGGCTACACACTGTGGACTCTGTTCCTCTTCTTTCCGCCTAGGGGAAAGTCCCCGGACCACGGGCAGAGAGTGCCGCGTGTCTACGCACGTAAACGTTCCCCGCTTCCCACTCCAAAGTCCGCCAAGAAGCGCATCCCGCTGAGCGGCGTGGTGCGGGGGCGTCGTCCGTCAGCTCTTCTAGTTACGCAGGCAGTGCGTCTCCGCGCACCAACCACACGGGGCTCATTCTCAGCGCGGCTGTTTTTGTTCCTGAGACCaaggctcactgcaccctcgacctccCCGGGCTCACGCGATCCCTCACCGcaggctcccaagtagttgggaccgcAGGCgcgcgccatcatgcccggctaatttttgcattttttgtagagacggattttcacctgttgcccaggctggtctcgaactcccggtgTCAAGCGATCAgtccacctcgccctcccaaagtgctgggattacaggcgtgaccccgCGCCCGGTCAACGCGGCTGCTTTTCATGTGCGTGCAGCTTTACGCTGTTCTTGGCCTTGCTATGAAGTCCTTGTGCCTCATTACTCTTCAAATATGGAGCATTCGTGAAACAGCCTCCTCTTCTACCTCCCTCTCCATCTGGCAAACGCCATAGTAGCCACCATTCACTGTGTAGCTGGTACACAACATATGGTCTCTGCTTGGGCTAGAATCCTGCCTCCTGTACTCAAGAGCGGTGACCTTGTGAAACTTACTTCTCTCTCTCCGTGCCTTCCTTTCCACTCTGAGGAATGAAGATAAGCACTTACTTCAAGAGCTGTGATGATTAAATGGGATCACTCAAGTAGAACCGTGCCTACgtattagtgattttttttttttttttgaaacggcgggtcgctctcttgcccaggctggtcttaaactcctgggatcctcccgcttcagcctcccaggtagttgacattacaggcacgtgccaccacgacGGACTCTAGTGATTTTTTAACTTGAGCAGCTACTACTATAGGCCAGACAGTTGAAATTACACTGACTCTCTCCCTGACATGCCGCTGCATTCCTTTTCTGCATAGCTGGGTTCTACACaaccttcaggtctcagctcaagtGTGTTCCCATCATTCAGAACCCTTAATTCAACTTCTAATTTATTCTTTAGTGCcgctgtttcactttcttcaaTACCACTAGAcaagcagtccccaacctttttggcattggggaccagttttgtggaagacaatttttccatggacgaAGCGGGGTGGAGGGATGGTTTccagatgaaactgttccacctcagatcatcaagcattagattcttatGAGGAGCGCGCAACCTAGAGCCCTctcatgtgcagttcacaatatggttcgcgctcctatgagaatctaataccgtgctcatctgacaggaggcggagctcaggcggtaatgatCGCTGGCCCCGCTGTCCACCTCCTGCTATGTGGCCCGGAGCCTAACAGGCCACAGGCTGGTGCTGGCCTGTGGTCGGGTGTTGGAGACCCTTGAGCTAGGCTGGTCCTAAATTCCACGAGGGTGGGAGccacctctcttttttctttaccattttaCTCCCAGAGCCTAGCACAGCACGTGGCACCTGGCGATAGCAGGCACTCAATGAATCGTTGTTGAATGAAATTAATGAATGGTTACAATGACCCAAAAGGGTAATATAATTAAGGTCTTTCAAAGAATGAGGCAACTGCAATTCAGGAAGGTTAAGTACGCTATTAATCAGGTAAGAGGCAGGGTGGCGATTTCACCAGTTTTCTGCCTGTCTCTATACCTTCTGTCGAACAGCCTTTCCCCATCCTTGTCTTCCGTGACTTCACCAGGCAGGCAGGTATTCCTCCTGTTCCACAGTCTCTTAATGTTCCACAGAGTCTTTCATGGTCTCTTAATTGGGATACACTGGGTCGTCTGTCTAGTTAGATCAAGAGCTCTTTGACATGAAACCACGTTCCATTCATCACATTTTTATCTCCAGAGTCTGGCATACAAACAGGCAATCAGTACATCATgtgtgttaaataaatgaatgaagccaagatcggtggctcatgcctgtaatcccagcactttgggaggccgaggcaggcggatcacctgaggtcaagagttcgagaccagcctggccaacatggctaaacctcgtctcttaaaaatagaaaaattagccggctgtggtggcgggtgcctgcagtcccagctatttgggaggctgagacaggagaatcacgggaacccgggaggtggaggttgcagtgagccgagatcgtgccactgcactccagcctgggcaaacgaGTGAGGcacctcctcaaaaaaaaacaaaaacaaaaacaaaaattaaccaggtgtggtggccagcacctgtaatcccagctattcaggacgctgaggcatgagaatagcttcaacctgggaggtggaggttgcagtgagcggagatcgcgccactgcactccagcctcagtgacagagcaagactccatctctaaataaataaataaataaataaacaaacgaaATATGGGTGTGTCTTCTTGTTTTTCctgaaaggagggagaggggcaggaCAGGGAGAAACCCTCACCAAGGGGAGTTATCATAGTCTAGTTCAAGGGTCCCCAACACTACTGGTCTacggcctgttaggaactgggccgcacagcaggaggtgagcagcggagGAGCAAGGGTGAGCGGCAGAGTAGGGAGGGAAGCTTCatttgtatttacagccactctccAACCtggcattaccgcctgagctccgcctcctgtcagattagtgcagcgttagattctcataggaccacgaaccctattgtgaattgtgcatgCACGTGATATCGGTTGTGggctccttatgaaaatctaggccagacgcagtggctgatgcttctaatcccagcactttgggaggccaaggtgggcagatctcttgaggccaggaattcaagaccagcctggccaacatggtaaaaaaaaaaaaaaaaaaaaaaaaaaaaaaggccgggcacggtggctcacgcctgtaatcccagcactttgggaggccgaggcgggcggatcacaaggtcaggagatcgccatcctggctaacacggtgaaaccccgtctctactaaaaatacgaaaaaatcagccaggggcggtggcgggtgcctgtagtcccagctactcgagaggatgaggcagaagaatggcatgaacccaggaggcggagcttgcagtgaaccgagatagcgccattacactccagcccgggcgacagagcgaaactcctcctcaaaaaaaaaaaaaaggctctactaaaaatacaaaaattagctgggcatggggacgcatgcctgaaatcctagctacttgggaggctgaggcataagaattgcttgaacccaggaggcggaggttgcagtgagccaagatcacgccactgcactccagcctgggtgacagagcgagaccctgtcaaaaaatcaaaacaaaacaaaaaaaccacaatgcctgatgatctgaggtggaacagtttcatcccaaaaccatcccccccTGCCGCACAGGAGtgcatggaaaaattgtcttccacaaaacctgtccctggtgccaaaacgGCTGGGGACCAGTGGTCTAGGTGACGACCCAGTGACAGCCTGGGTACGCAGAGCAGGGTAATAGAAACCTTGAATCTAAGCCAGTTGGCACAGTTGGTGTAAATAAGAGGTTCAGGCCAGATATAATAATGATAAGTGGTCCCCAACTGATTATTGCCTTTAGAGAACTCAGGGCACTATTGCCAGATCTTTATTCGAAGGAATCaacaaattagaattttaaaaatttgaaatctcTCAATTTTTAACTGTTGACAAGCAATCAGTGGCATACTTAGCATATCTGACACCaagtggatgtgtgtgtgtgtgtgtgtgtgtgtgtgtgtgtgtgagagagagagagagagagagacagggtctccctctgctgcccagtcaggagtgcagtggtgagatcatggctcactgccgcctcaaaCTTCTTggatcagcctcctgagtacctgggactgcaggtgcacaccaccatgcctggctaatttgtgtgttttgttgttgttgttgtgtggttttttttttttttttgtagagaccagggtatttattgcccaggctggtcttgaacttctggcctcaaggaatctgcctgcctcagcctcccaaagtactgggattacaagtatgagccaccttgcctgtcccggatcatttaaaaaacatttttctttcctttctctctctctttttttttttttttttttttttttttttttttttttttttgagacaagctctcactctgttgcccaggctggagtggcgcagtggcacaatcatggcttactgctgcctctatctcccaggctcaagcaatcttcccacttcagcctcttaagtagctgtgactacaggcacacatgcccccatgcctcgctaattgtttaattttttgcagagatgggaatCTCActatattggttaggctggtctcaaactcttgggcccaagctatcctcccacctcagcctctcaaagttctgtgattacaggggtgagccatcgcacctggcccaagtttttctttcttttttttttttttgagatggagtcttgctctgtcgcccaggctggagtgcagtggagtgatcttggctcactgcagcctccacctcctgggtttaagtgatcctcgtgcctcagcctccagagtagctgggattacaggcacctgccaccacacctggctaatttttgtatttttagtagagacgaagtttcaccatgttgaccaggctgttctcaaactcctgacctcaggtgatccgcacacctcagcatcccaaagtgctgggattataggcgtgagccaccatgcccagacccaaatttttcttgttttctttcttttttggggggtggggggcagggtctcactctgttgcccaggctggagtgcagaggcttgatcttggctcactgaaacctctacctcctaggcccaagcaatcctcccacctcagtctctccagtagccgggaccacaggcgtgcactatcacacctggctaattttttgtatttttggtaaagatggggttttgccatgttgcccaggctggtctcgaactcctgggctcaagtgatcctcttgcctcaccctcccaatgtgctgggaatgcaggcgtgagccaccacacctggaacaaaattttatttttcaagtggatcatttaaaaaaaatgctttatggccaggcacgccactgctctccagcctgggcaaatgagccgagattgtgccactgcagtctggtctgagcgacagagggagactccatctcaaataaataaataaataaaattaaaacaaatttaaaaattctttatatgacaaaattattttcaatgataATTATAAGATTAATAATAAGGGCCAAGAAATAAACtcagtgaatattttctttccttgaacTTTGTAAATATAATCATGTCAGCATAAaaacagtcatgcattgcttaacaacagggatatgttctgagaaatgagtCACTAGGCAactttgtcattgtgcaaacatcatagagtgtattttcacaaacctagatggtgtagcctattaTTCACCTAGGCCATATGGTATAGCCTGGTGCTGCAATGcttacagcatgttactgtactgaatactgtaggcagttgtaagacaatggtatttgtgtatctaatgtagagacagggtctctccctctgtcgcccaggctggagtgcagtggcacaatcatagctccctgcagactccaactcctgggctcaagtgatcctcccacctcagtctcccaagaagctaggactacaggcttgtgtcaTCAGGCCTGtctactgtttttgtttgtttttttgggagagatggagggtttcactatattgcccagacaggttttgaactcctggc
The nucleotide sequence above comes from Nomascus leucogenys isolate Asia chromosome 8, Asia_NLE_v1, whole genome shotgun sequence. Encoded proteins:
- the CCDC107 gene encoding coiled-coil domain-containing protein 107 isoform X2, with amino-acid sequence MAGAVSLLGVVGLLLVCALPGVLGDRANPDLRAHPGNAAYAGSGATEPRRRPPLKDQRERTRAGSLPLGALYTAAVVAFVLYKCLQGKDETAVLHEEASKQQPVQSEQQLAQLTQQLAQTEQHLNNLMAQLDPLFERVTTLAGAQQELLNMKLRTIHELLQDSKPDKDIEASEPEASRPLPEDFCLKEDEEEVGDSQAWEEPTNWSTETWNLATSWEVEWGLRRRCSQAVAKGPSHSLGREGGTIAEG
- the CCDC107 gene encoding coiled-coil domain-containing protein 107 isoform X1, yielding MAGAVSLLGVVGLLLVCALPGVLGDRANPDLRAHPGNAAYAGSGATEPRRRPPLKDQRERTRAGSLPLGALYTAAVVAFVLYKCLQGKDETAVLHEEASKQQPVQSEQQLAQLTQQLAQTEQHLNNLMAQLDPLFERVTTLAGAQQELLNMKLRTIHELLQDSKPDKDIEASEPGEGLGGESAGGGDKVSETGTFLISPHTEASRPLPEDFCLKEDEEEVGDSQAWEEPTNWSTETWNLATSWEVEWGLRRRCSQAVAKGPSHSLGREGGTIAEG
- the CCDC107 gene encoding coiled-coil domain-containing protein 107 isoform X3 — protein: MAGAVSLLGVVGLLLVCALPGVLGDRANPDLRAHPGNAAYAGSGATEPRRRPPLKDQRERTRAGSLPLGALYTAAVVAFVLYKCLQGKDETAVLHEEASKQQPVQSEQQLAQLTQQLAQTEQHLNNLMAQLDPLFERPAGASEHEATDHPRAAAR